From Nycticebus coucang isolate mNycCou1 chromosome 6, mNycCou1.pri, whole genome shotgun sequence, the proteins below share one genomic window:
- the RNASE6 gene encoding ribonuclease K6, with translation MVLCFPLLFLLELWGPITPLCALPKHLTKAQWFEIQHIQLNPLQCNRAMNGVNNYTGHCKPQNTFLHDSFQNVAATCDLPNIVCKNGQNNCHESPKPVNMTFCRLTSGKYPQCRYRDSTQYKFFIVACDPPQKIDPPYHLVPVHLDSTV, from the coding sequence ATGGTGCTATGTTTTCCTCTCCTATTCCTGTTGGAGCTCTGGGGACCCATAACCCCACTTTGTGCTCTGCCTAAGCATCTCACCAAGGCTCAGTGGTTTGAAATTCAGCATATACAGCTAAATCCTCTCCAGTGCAACAGGGCAATGAATGGCGTCAATAATTACACAGGGCACTGTAAACCTCAAAACACCTTTCTGCACGACTCTTTCCAGAACGTGGCTGCTACCTGCGATTTGCCCAACATCGTCTGCAAAAACGGTCAGAACAACTGCCACGAGAGCCCCAAGCCTGTCAACATGACTTTCTGCAGACTCACTTCAGGAAAGTATCCTCAGTGCCGCTACAGGGACTCTACCCAATACAAATTCTTCATTGTTGCCTGTGACCCCCCTCAGAAGATTGACCCTCCCTATCATTTGGTTCCTGTACACTTAGATAGTACTGTCTAA